One Trichormus variabilis 0441 genomic window, GCCACGCCCAGAGAAAAGCCTTGTGTCCACCACTGAAACGTCCCCGCAAACTCTTTGTTTTACCGATGTAAAGCAACCCATCATTTTTGTGTCTGATTGCATAGATACCGGGACGAGGAGGAATATCGTTAAATTCACGGTTCAATGGCTGGCATTGTTCAAACGGAGTAAAGGCGATTACATCTAGGATTCTCCGAGCTTGAGCTTGCAGTTCAGAGTCTTTCGTTGCCATGAAAACAAAGAGGCTAATTACACAGGATTTATGTTCCCACAAATTTTGTCCCAGCCTAAATATTGAGCGCCATCATTTAATTGAACATGAACAAATATTGATAACAAAATTTGCTGAACTTTAAGATTCATGTAATTTGCCAAGCCTGGAGTTGTTTCCTTGACAACCTGAATCATAATCAGGAAGTAGTTTTGAGCGAATCGCCACATCTAAAGACCCGAAACACCCCACTTCATGGCGGCTACAAGTTTTGGGACAATCAGCATCAACAAACTAATCAAGCACTTATAGTCCCGTTTTCACTGTTATTTAACTTTACAAGGGAGTAAAACATAATGAAATTGGCTTACTGGATGTATGCAGGCCCAGCCCACATTGGCACTTTGCGAGTCGCAACTTCATTTAAAAACGTCCATGCTATTATGCACGCGCCTCTAGGCGATGACTACTTTAACGTTATGCGCTCAATGCTGTCGCGGGAGCGGGACTTCACACCAGTAACAACCAGCGTGGTTGACCGCCATGTTTTAGCCCGTGGTTCTCAAGAAAAGGTGGTAGAAAACATCACCCGCAAAGATGCAGAGGAACACCCAGATTTAATTGTCTTAACTCCCACCTGTACCTCCAGTATTTTGCAAGAAGACTTGGAAAACTTTGTCGAACGCG contains:
- a CDS encoding GIY-YIG nuclease family protein, with product MATKDSELQAQARRILDVIAFTPFEQCQPLNREFNDIPPRPGIYAIRHKNDGLLYIGKTKSLRGRFSGGHKAFLWAWLDQYQDKDVRIAWQEISYWENPGLLLELEAIILRATEPPYNVQIPTER